The Populus alba chromosome 4, ASM523922v2, whole genome shotgun sequence genome contains a region encoding:
- the LOC118038856 gene encoding uncharacterized protein, which produces MATTTTIRTPIVYALLAFFLLLRSSSSTDTPPEQSPSPSPQQSDSPLLSSPPLLPPPSLSPETGSPSPTALASPPTPPPSDLTVPVPAPAENVPDPDPSVASDINVKAGSGNQDDEEEESEGMSGGEKAGIAAAVIGAACLVGFGGLVYKKRQDNIRRSAYGYAARRELL; this is translated from the coding sequence ATGGCCACTACCACCACCATTAGAACACCAATTGTTTACGCTCTTTTAGCCTTCTTCTTGTTATTACGATCCTCATCCTCCACGGATACACCTCCTGAACAATCACCATCTCCATCTCCTCAACAATCCGATTCACCATTACTatcttctcctcctcttcttccacCCCCCTCTCTCTCACCAGAAACCGGATCTCCCTCACCGACGGCATTGGCATCCCCACCAACACCACCTCCTTCAGATCTGACGGTTCCTGTGCCCGCACCGGCTGAGAATGTTCCAGATCCGGATCCTTCGGTGGCGAGCGATATAAATGTGAAAGCAGGAAGTGGGAATCAAgacgatgaagaagaagagTCTGAGGGAATGAGTGGAGGGGAGAAGGCGGGGATAGCAGCAGCAGTTATAGGGGCAGCTTGTTTGGTTGGATTTGGAGGATTGGTTTATAAGAAGAGACAGGATAATATTCGAAGGTCTGCTTATGGTTATGCTGCTAGAAGAGAGcttctttga
- the LOC118038735 gene encoding fasciclin-like arabinogalactan protein 12, whose protein sequence is MQQFILLLSLLFLHDCSKTFCQSSAQSPIVTPMKAPVSPPPPAVPTDTINILLKAGRFLSFVRLMKATHVDTQLFSQLNSSTDGITIFAPNDNAFSSQVAGAVGSLNDREKLEFVQFHILPRFLSTSDFQTLSNPVKTLAGSDSKFPLTISTGDNSVKISSGLTKTSISNTIYTDKQVAIYEVDRVLVPKDLFPPAPAPPAPAPAKPVAESPVAPKDASDGVIVVSHHNLVLFGVGTYIAALVFTL, encoded by the coding sequence AtgcaacaatttattttattactgtCACTCCTCTTCCTCCATGATTGCAGCAAAACGTTTTGCCAATCATCAGCCCAGTCACCGATAGTGACTCCGATGAAGGCACCAGTGTCACCGCCACCCCCAGCTGTCCCAACAGACACCATCAACATCCTCTTAAAAGCTGGCCGCTTCTTATCCTTTGTCCGCCTGATGAAAGCTACCCATGTGGATACCCAGCTGTTCTCGCAGCTTAACAGCTCGACCGATGGCATAACCATCTTCGCACCAAATGATAATGCATTTTCAAGCCAAGTTGCTGGAGCTGTAGGCTCCTTAAACGATAGAGAAAAGCTCGAGTTTGTGCAATTTCACATACTACCGAGATTTCTTTCAACTTCCGATTTCCAGACTCTAAGTAACCCTGTAAAAACACTGGCAGGATCAGATAGCAAGTTCCCACTCACGATAAGCACCGGTGATAATTCAGTGAAAATAAGTTCAGGGCTAACCAAAACAAGCATATCAAATACTATATACACGGACAAACAGGTTGCTATTTATGAGGTCGACAGAGTGCTGGTTCCTAAGGATCTTTTTCCACCGGCGCCGGCTCCTCCAGCTCCGGCACCAGCAAAGCCTGTTGCAGAGTCTCCTGTTGCTCCCAAGGATGCTTCTGACGGGGTAATTGTTGTTTCGCATCATAATCTTGTACTCTTTGGGGTTGGCACATATATAGCTGCTCTGGTGTTTACCTTGTGA
- the LOC118038854 gene encoding fasciclin-like arabinogalactan protein 12 — protein MGQQSLSLLFSLILFFLHCTKTLGQSPAAAPVMPPPTTPVKAPPTAPSQAPSAQVATSPGPVDVIKILQKAGHFTVFVRLMQATTEDTELNKELNKTNNGITIFAPSDNAFSSLKAGFLNALSDEDKTELVKFHVLPALVSSSQFQTVSNPVRTQAGTGPRVTLNVTTTGNFVNITTGLTNASISGTVYTDSQLAIYQIDKVLFPLDIFTPKPPAPAPAPELGKPRKAAPGVESPTAPKDTSGALTPLVLHNNALLLAVSCMVAAIFS, from the coding sequence ATGGGGCAACAATCTTTAAGCTTATTATTCTCtcttatccttttctttctccattGTACAAAAACGTTAGGTCAGTCACCGGCGGCAGCCCCGGTAATGCCACCACCTACGACCCCAGTGAAGGCACCGCCTACGGCCCCTTCACAGGCACCATCTGCACAGGTAGCAACATCACCTGGCCCCGTTGACGTCATTAAAATCCTGCAAAAGGCTGGCCACTTCACTGTCTTCGTCCGCCTAATGCAAGCTACAACAGAAGACACTGAGTTAAACAAGGAGCTGAACAAGACAAACAATGGAATAACAATCTTTGCACCAAGTGACAACGCATTTTCGAGCCTCAAAGCAGGTTTTCTAAACGCTCTAAGCGATGAAGACAAGACTGAGTTGGTGAAGTTTCATGTACTACCTGCACTTGTATCATCTTCCCAATTCCAGACAGTCAGTAACCCTGTAAGGACACAGGCGGGAACAGGTCCCAGGGTAACACTGAATGTTACCACCACAGGGAATTTCGTGAACATAACTACAGGGCTGACAAATGCAAGCATATCCGGCACCGTATACACTGATAGCCAGCTTGCTATTTATCAAATTGATAAGGTGCTATTTCCTTTGGACATTTTTACTCCTAAGCCTCCTGCTCCTGCTCCTGCACCCGAACTGGGAAAGCCAAGGAAGGCAGCTCCCGGTGTAGAAAGTCCTACCGCTCCTAAGGATACTTCTGGTGCTCTAACACCACTTGTTCTGCATAATAATGCCTTGCTCCTTGCAGTCAGCTGTATGGTTGCTGCAATCTTTTCATGA